In one Alnus glutinosa chromosome 12, dhAlnGlut1.1, whole genome shotgun sequence genomic region, the following are encoded:
- the LOC133851959 gene encoding phytochrome A-associated F-box protein, which translates to MTNTVFSKLSDDVVLNIFSKLEDDPRNWARLACVCTRFSSLIRNVCWRHKCSATIPSVVSDLISSTTSSSSPPGGWAALHKLAVCCPGLHHSGVLLEHSDFGLERELGPDEIFRNIPISIPIPIPPSTADPCPSHHIDHATSVAEPSWSLFDDLYYDTVYNNSDTQDGAQVVDEEVAAENNGVGVVEEEQELPVSKKRRKIDRLMWSHLASGVWNLSREQGSKLLARQFRDDCLYICDWPGCVHIEDKRNYMLFRGIFKNFKRTRVWRTINDGNRSKVDVNCAFCASNETWDLHSAFCLRRVFGYHDDGEPVVRAYVCENGHVSGAWTDLPLYT; encoded by the coding sequence ATGACGAACACGGTGTTCTCGAAGCTCTCCGACGACGTAGTGCTCAACATCTTCTCCAAGCTAGAGGACGACCCGCGCAACTGGGCCAGGCTCGCCTGCGTGTGCACCAGATTCTCGTCCCTGATCCGCAACGTCTGCTGGCGCCACAAGTGCTCCGCCACCATTCCGTCAGTCGTCTCCGATCTCATCTCCAGCACCACCAGTTCGTCCTCCCCTCCAGGAGGCTGGGCCGCGCTCCACAAGCTCGCCGTCTGCTGCCCGGGCCTCCACCACTCCGGCGTCCTCCTCGAGCACTCCGATTTCGGCCTCGAACGCGAGCTCGGCCCCGACGAGATTTTCCGCAACATCCCGATTTCCATTCCGATCCCGATTCCGCCATCCACCGCCGATCCGTGCCCGAGCCACCATATAGACCATGCTACTTCGGTAGCTGAACCTTCCTGGTCGCTCTTCGATGACCTGTACTATGATACTGTTTACAATAATTCAGACACCCAAGATGGTGCCCAGGTTGTTGACGAAGAGGTTGCTGCTGAGAACAACGGTGTTGGCGTTGTTGAGGAGGAACAAGAATTACCGGTGTCGAAAAAGAGGAGGAAGATAGATAGGTTGATGTGGTCCCATTTGGCTTCTGGGGTTTGGAATTTAAGCCGAGAGCAAGGTAGCAAGCTGCTCGCCAGGCAGTTCCGCGACGATTGTTTGTACATTTGCGATTGGCCAGGGTGCGTTCACATCGAGGACAAGCGGAACTACATGCTCTTCAGAGGGATTTTCAAGAATTTCAAGAGGACCCGGGTGTGGAGGACGATAAACGATGGGAATAGGAGCAAGGTCGATGTGAATTGCGCTTTCTGCGCCTCCAACGAGACCTGGGATTTGCATTCTGCCTTCTGTTTGAGGCGGGTTTTTGGGTACCACGACGACGGTGAGCCGGTTGTTCGAGCTTATGTCTGTGAGAATGGACATGTCtccggggcgtggaccgatttGCCATTGTACACCTAA
- the LOC133852785 gene encoding hydroxyisourate hydrolase isoform X2, producing MSRLCFLLVCLLSLAVGVSSSHKFSRDDFPPGFVFGSGTSAYQVEGAANEDGRTPSVWDTFAQAGNAHGATGEVACDEYHKYKEDVQLMADTGLGAYRFSISWSRLIPNGRGPINPKGLQYYNNLINELVSQGIQPHVTLQNYDFPQALEDEYGGWVSRKIVKDFTAYADVCFREFGDRVSYWTTVNEPNVSVLGGYDTGFAPPQRCSPPFGANYCSRGNSSTEPYIAIHHILLAHASAARLYKRKYQEKQHGFIGLSIYGWWFVPLTDTKEDAIATQRAFEFFIGWILDPLVFGDYPKTMKENVGSRLPAFTNHESKQVKGSVDFIGVVHYFSIFAKDNSNSLKMEYRDFNMDAAVQLIPMQDNLSLEFPIAPWGLQGLLEYVKQVYGNPPIYIYENANDQEPFNHLTTSIFMVRGCNGIQHWMTFQG from the exons ATGTCGAGGCTCTGTTTCTTGCTAGTTTGTCTACTGAGTTTAGCAGTGGGAGTCTCTAGCTCCCATAAATTTAGCAGGGATGACTTCCCACCAGGCTTTGTTTTCGGTTCAGGCACCTCAGCTTATCAG GTGGAGGGAGCAGCAAACGAAGATGGGAGGACTCCTAGCGTTTGGGATACCTTTGCTCAGGCCG GGAACGCACACGGAGCAACCGGAGAAGTAGCGTGTGATGAATATCATAAATATAAG GAAGATGTGCAACTAATGGCGGACACAGGCCTTGGTGCCTATAGATTTTCCATCTCATGGTCAAGACTTATCCCAA aTGGAAGAGGACCTATCAATCCAAAGGGTTTACAATATTACAACAATCTCATCAATGAACTAGTCAGCCAAG GAATCCAACCACATGTTACATTACAGAATTATGACTTTCCTCAAGCACTTGAAGATGAGTACGGAGGATGGGTTAGCCGAAAGATTGT GAAAGATTTCACAGCATATGCGGACGTGTGCTTCAGAGAGTTTGGAGACAGGGTTTCATATTGGACTACTGTTAATGAGCCCAATGTGTCTGTTCTGGGAGGTTATGACACGGGATTTGCGCCACCGCAGCGATGTTCTCCTCCATTTGGTGCCAATTACTGCTCTAGGGGCAATTCTTCAACCGAGCCATACATAGCAATACATCATATCTTGTTGGCACATGCTTCGGCTGCAAGATTGTACAAGAGAAAGTATCAG GAAAAACAACATGGATTCATAGGGCTCAGCATCTATGGGTGGTGGTTTGTTCCTCTAACAGACACAAAAGAAGATGCAATCGCGACTCAGAGAGCCTTTGAGTTCTTCATTGGATG GATTCTAGATCCCTTGGTGTTTGGAGACTATCCCAAAACGATGAAGGAAAATGTGGGCTCTAGACTTCCAGCTTTTACAAATCATGAATCCAAACAGGTGAAGGGTTCAGTTGACTTCATAGGGGTAGTACATTACTTCAGTATATTTGCCAAAGACAACTCCAACAGTCTGAAGATGGAATATAGAGACTTCAACATGGATGCAGCAGTACAGCTAATCC CAATGCAGGATAATTTATCACTTGAG TTTCCTATTGCACCCTGGGGTCTGCAAGGACTGCTGGAGTATGTCAAGCAAGTTTATGGCAACCCTCCTATCTACATTTATGAAaatg CAAATGATCAAGAACCATTCAACCATCTTACTACTAGTATTTTCATG GTCAGAGGATGCAACGGAATTCAACATTGGATGACATTCCAAGGGTGA
- the LOC133852785 gene encoding beta-glucosidase 11 isoform X1 has translation MSRLCFLLVCLLSLAVGVSSSHKFSRDDFPPGFVFGSGTSAYQVEGAANEDGRTPSVWDTFAQAGNAHGATGEVACDEYHKYKEDVQLMADTGLGAYRFSISWSRLIPNGRGPINPKGLQYYNNLINELVSQGIQPHVTLQNYDFPQALEDEYGGWVSRKIVKDFTAYADVCFREFGDRVSYWTTVNEPNVSVLGGYDTGFAPPQRCSPPFGANYCSRGNSSTEPYIAIHHILLAHASAARLYKRKYQEKQHGFIGLSIYGWWFVPLTDTKEDAIATQRAFEFFIGWILDPLVFGDYPKTMKENVGSRLPAFTNHESKQVKGSVDFIGVVHYFSIFAKDNSNSLKMEYRDFNMDAAVQLIPMQDNLSLEFPIAPWGLQGLLEYVKQVYGNPPIYIYENGQRMQRNSTLDDIPRVKYMHGYLGGVLDALRNGSNTRGYFTWAFLDVFELLDGYDSSYGLYYVDLDDPDLKRYPKLSAKWYSQFLKGRSINSDGIIEVEKSQSAPSHAHFQ, from the exons ATGTCGAGGCTCTGTTTCTTGCTAGTTTGTCTACTGAGTTTAGCAGTGGGAGTCTCTAGCTCCCATAAATTTAGCAGGGATGACTTCCCACCAGGCTTTGTTTTCGGTTCAGGCACCTCAGCTTATCAG GTGGAGGGAGCAGCAAACGAAGATGGGAGGACTCCTAGCGTTTGGGATACCTTTGCTCAGGCCG GGAACGCACACGGAGCAACCGGAGAAGTAGCGTGTGATGAATATCATAAATATAAG GAAGATGTGCAACTAATGGCGGACACAGGCCTTGGTGCCTATAGATTTTCCATCTCATGGTCAAGACTTATCCCAA aTGGAAGAGGACCTATCAATCCAAAGGGTTTACAATATTACAACAATCTCATCAATGAACTAGTCAGCCAAG GAATCCAACCACATGTTACATTACAGAATTATGACTTTCCTCAAGCACTTGAAGATGAGTACGGAGGATGGGTTAGCCGAAAGATTGT GAAAGATTTCACAGCATATGCGGACGTGTGCTTCAGAGAGTTTGGAGACAGGGTTTCATATTGGACTACTGTTAATGAGCCCAATGTGTCTGTTCTGGGAGGTTATGACACGGGATTTGCGCCACCGCAGCGATGTTCTCCTCCATTTGGTGCCAATTACTGCTCTAGGGGCAATTCTTCAACCGAGCCATACATAGCAATACATCATATCTTGTTGGCACATGCTTCGGCTGCAAGATTGTACAAGAGAAAGTATCAG GAAAAACAACATGGATTCATAGGGCTCAGCATCTATGGGTGGTGGTTTGTTCCTCTAACAGACACAAAAGAAGATGCAATCGCGACTCAGAGAGCCTTTGAGTTCTTCATTGGATG GATTCTAGATCCCTTGGTGTTTGGAGACTATCCCAAAACGATGAAGGAAAATGTGGGCTCTAGACTTCCAGCTTTTACAAATCATGAATCCAAACAGGTGAAGGGTTCAGTTGACTTCATAGGGGTAGTACATTACTTCAGTATATTTGCCAAAGACAACTCCAACAGTCTGAAGATGGAATATAGAGACTTCAACATGGATGCAGCAGTACAGCTAATCC CAATGCAGGATAATTTATCACTTGAG TTTCCTATTGCACCCTGGGGTCTGCAAGGACTGCTGGAGTATGTCAAGCAAGTTTATGGCAACCCTCCTATCTACATTTATGAAaatg GTCAGAGGATGCAACGGAATTCAACATTGGATGACATTCCAAGGGTGAAATATATGCATGGATACCTTGGAGGTGTTCTAGATGCATTGAG GAATGGATCAAACACAAGAGGGTATTTCACATGGGCTTTCCTGGATGTGTTCGAGTTATTGGATGGCTATGACTCAAGCTATGGCCTATACTATGTAGATTTGGATGACCCTGATTTGAAAAGATACCCCAAGCTCTCTGCAAAATGGTACTCCCAGTTTTTGAAGGGAAGAAGCATCAATTCAGATGGAATTATTGAAGTTGAGAAGAGTCAATCAGCTCCCTCTCATGCTCACTTTCAGTAG
- the LOC133852785 gene encoding hydroxyisourate hydrolase isoform X4, which produces MSRLCFLLVCLLSLAVGVSSSHKFSRDDFPPGFVFGSGTSAYQVEGAANEDGRTPSVWDTFAQAGNAHGATGEVACDEYHKYKEDVQLMADTGLGAYRFSISWSRLIPNGRGPINPKGLQYYNNLINELVSQGIQPHVTLQNYDFPQALEDEYGGWVSRKIVKDFTAYADVCFREFGDRVSYWTTVNEPNVSVLGGYDTGFAPPQRCSPPFGANYCSRGNSSTEPYIAIHHILLAHASAARLYKRKYQEKQHGFIGLSIYGWWFVPLTDTKEDAIATQRAFEFFIGWILDPLVFGDYPKTMKENVGSRLPAFTNHESKQVKGSVDFIGVVHYFSIFAKDNSNSLKMEYRDFNMDAAVQLIPMQDNLSLEFPIAPWGLQGLLEYVKQVYGNPPIYIYENDCD; this is translated from the exons ATGTCGAGGCTCTGTTTCTTGCTAGTTTGTCTACTGAGTTTAGCAGTGGGAGTCTCTAGCTCCCATAAATTTAGCAGGGATGACTTCCCACCAGGCTTTGTTTTCGGTTCAGGCACCTCAGCTTATCAG GTGGAGGGAGCAGCAAACGAAGATGGGAGGACTCCTAGCGTTTGGGATACCTTTGCTCAGGCCG GGAACGCACACGGAGCAACCGGAGAAGTAGCGTGTGATGAATATCATAAATATAAG GAAGATGTGCAACTAATGGCGGACACAGGCCTTGGTGCCTATAGATTTTCCATCTCATGGTCAAGACTTATCCCAA aTGGAAGAGGACCTATCAATCCAAAGGGTTTACAATATTACAACAATCTCATCAATGAACTAGTCAGCCAAG GAATCCAACCACATGTTACATTACAGAATTATGACTTTCCTCAAGCACTTGAAGATGAGTACGGAGGATGGGTTAGCCGAAAGATTGT GAAAGATTTCACAGCATATGCGGACGTGTGCTTCAGAGAGTTTGGAGACAGGGTTTCATATTGGACTACTGTTAATGAGCCCAATGTGTCTGTTCTGGGAGGTTATGACACGGGATTTGCGCCACCGCAGCGATGTTCTCCTCCATTTGGTGCCAATTACTGCTCTAGGGGCAATTCTTCAACCGAGCCATACATAGCAATACATCATATCTTGTTGGCACATGCTTCGGCTGCAAGATTGTACAAGAGAAAGTATCAG GAAAAACAACATGGATTCATAGGGCTCAGCATCTATGGGTGGTGGTTTGTTCCTCTAACAGACACAAAAGAAGATGCAATCGCGACTCAGAGAGCCTTTGAGTTCTTCATTGGATG GATTCTAGATCCCTTGGTGTTTGGAGACTATCCCAAAACGATGAAGGAAAATGTGGGCTCTAGACTTCCAGCTTTTACAAATCATGAATCCAAACAGGTGAAGGGTTCAGTTGACTTCATAGGGGTAGTACATTACTTCAGTATATTTGCCAAAGACAACTCCAACAGTCTGAAGATGGAATATAGAGACTTCAACATGGATGCAGCAGTACAGCTAATCC CAATGCAGGATAATTTATCACTTGAG TTTCCTATTGCACCCTGGGGTCTGCAAGGACTGCTGGAGTATGTCAAGCAAGTTTATGGCAACCCTCCTATCTACATTTATGAAaatg ATTGTGATTAA
- the LOC133852785 gene encoding beta-glucosidase 11 isoform X3 codes for MADTGLGAYRFSISWSRLIPNGRGPINPKGLQYYNNLINELVSQGIQPHVTLQNYDFPQALEDEYGGWVSRKIVKDFTAYADVCFREFGDRVSYWTTVNEPNVSVLGGYDTGFAPPQRCSPPFGANYCSRGNSSTEPYIAIHHILLAHASAARLYKRKYQEKQHGFIGLSIYGWWFVPLTDTKEDAIATQRAFEFFIGWILDPLVFGDYPKTMKENVGSRLPAFTNHESKQVKGSVDFIGVVHYFSIFAKDNSNSLKMEYRDFNMDAAVQLIPMQDNLSLEFPIAPWGLQGLLEYVKQVYGNPPIYIYENGQRMQRNSTLDDIPRVKYMHGYLGGVLDALRNGSNTRGYFTWAFLDVFELLDGYDSSYGLYYVDLDDPDLKRYPKLSAKWYSQFLKGRSINSDGIIEVEKSQSAPSHAHFQ; via the exons ATGGCGGACACAGGCCTTGGTGCCTATAGATTTTCCATCTCATGGTCAAGACTTATCCCAA aTGGAAGAGGACCTATCAATCCAAAGGGTTTACAATATTACAACAATCTCATCAATGAACTAGTCAGCCAAG GAATCCAACCACATGTTACATTACAGAATTATGACTTTCCTCAAGCACTTGAAGATGAGTACGGAGGATGGGTTAGCCGAAAGATTGT GAAAGATTTCACAGCATATGCGGACGTGTGCTTCAGAGAGTTTGGAGACAGGGTTTCATATTGGACTACTGTTAATGAGCCCAATGTGTCTGTTCTGGGAGGTTATGACACGGGATTTGCGCCACCGCAGCGATGTTCTCCTCCATTTGGTGCCAATTACTGCTCTAGGGGCAATTCTTCAACCGAGCCATACATAGCAATACATCATATCTTGTTGGCACATGCTTCGGCTGCAAGATTGTACAAGAGAAAGTATCAG GAAAAACAACATGGATTCATAGGGCTCAGCATCTATGGGTGGTGGTTTGTTCCTCTAACAGACACAAAAGAAGATGCAATCGCGACTCAGAGAGCCTTTGAGTTCTTCATTGGATG GATTCTAGATCCCTTGGTGTTTGGAGACTATCCCAAAACGATGAAGGAAAATGTGGGCTCTAGACTTCCAGCTTTTACAAATCATGAATCCAAACAGGTGAAGGGTTCAGTTGACTTCATAGGGGTAGTACATTACTTCAGTATATTTGCCAAAGACAACTCCAACAGTCTGAAGATGGAATATAGAGACTTCAACATGGATGCAGCAGTACAGCTAATCC CAATGCAGGATAATTTATCACTTGAG TTTCCTATTGCACCCTGGGGTCTGCAAGGACTGCTGGAGTATGTCAAGCAAGTTTATGGCAACCCTCCTATCTACATTTATGAAaatg GTCAGAGGATGCAACGGAATTCAACATTGGATGACATTCCAAGGGTGAAATATATGCATGGATACCTTGGAGGTGTTCTAGATGCATTGAG GAATGGATCAAACACAAGAGGGTATTTCACATGGGCTTTCCTGGATGTGTTCGAGTTATTGGATGGCTATGACTCAAGCTATGGCCTATACTATGTAGATTTGGATGACCCTGATTTGAAAAGATACCCCAAGCTCTCTGCAAAATGGTACTCCCAGTTTTTGAAGGGAAGAAGCATCAATTCAGATGGAATTATTGAAGTTGAGAAGAGTCAATCAGCTCCCTCTCATGCTCACTTTCAGTAG
- the LOC133851510 gene encoding E3 ubiquitin-protein ligase RFI2 → MANPSLSSISSSKEILLLHLTTLREMNLTFLTGGGEQEKVRVRSKPRNLTARREKNVDRGREREKILRELWVWVQKDKLDHRHHLPMDGDGGGGASRGVEPLVSGVHCSICLDLVSDNGGRSRAKLQCGHEFHLDCIGSAFNTKGEMQCPNCRKVEKGQWLYANGFARSIPEFSMDDWNPDEDPYDPSYSEMPFRVHWCPIGELAQIATSFEEVESPSNTYHDVREHHGMPTENTDASSLAHSYVAYFGPIPHASSRSSDSVDDPHFNYPWNGLSGHNEIFNPHTFSASGIQYHSWGHHSPPFSQYGSHINGADQASVPPTTRGSTHNDSDGITRSRMFPSPLVFAHGSAPRAGSSFVSSPVPRYPGSNARTHEMIQASHPFHLQQRHTNSTGMPSPSITAVRRIDVPGGVPLVVAAPIQPDRNAGFRIFPPTPSVRDLEAENPLPHLYNGWEREFWSRFPHPYLPATGDSDSINRSSSLWPRHRS, encoded by the exons GAAAGTCCGTGTAAGGTCCAAACCACGTAATCTGACAGCTCGGAGAGAGAAGAACGTggacagagggagagagagagagaagattttGAGGGAATTGTGGGTTTGGGTTCAAAAGGACAAACTTGATCATCGCCATCATCTTCCAATGGACGGTGATGGGGGTGGTGGTGCCTCTAGGGGCGTGGAACCTCTAGTTTCTGGGGTTCATTGCTCGATTTGCTTGGATTTGGTATCGGATAATGGAGGAAGATCCAGGGCTAAGCTGCAATGTGGGCATGAGTTCCATCTGG ATTGCATTGGTTCAGCATTTAATACTAAGGGAGAGATGCAATGCCCAAATTGCCGAAAGGTCGAGAAAGGCCAATGGTTGTATGCCAATGGCTTTGCTCGTTCGATTCCTGAGTTTAGCATGGATGACTGGAATCCTGATGAGGATCCTTACGACCCAAGTTACTCTGAAATG CCATTTAGAGTTCACTGGTGTCCAATTGGTGAATTGGCCCAAATCGCTACATCGTTTGA GGAAGTGGAATCTCCATCGAACACAT ATCACGATGTGCGGGAACACCATGGCATGCCTACTGAAAACACTGATGCATCTTCTCTGGCTCATTCATATGTTGCATATTTTGGACCAATTCCACATGCATCCTCAAGATCTAGTGATAGCGTTGATGATCCTCACTTCAATTATCCCTGGAATGGTCTATCTGGACACAATGAGATATTTAATCCCCATACTTTTTCTGCCAGCGGCATCCAATACCATAGTTGGGGCCATCATTCCCCTCCCTTCTCCCAATATGGTAGCCATATCAATGGTGCTGATCAAGCTTCTGTCCCACCAACAACACGGGGATCTACTCACAATGATTCTGATGGCATTACAAGGTCCAGAATGTTTCCATCTCCGCTTGTCTTTGCTCATGG GTCTGCTCCTAGAGCTGGGAGCTCATTTGTCTCCTCACCTGTTCCTCGTTATCCAGGATCCAATGCTCGCACCCATGAAATGATCCAGGCTTCCCACCCCTTCCATCTTCAGCAACGACATACTAATTCAACAGGCATGCCCTCACCTAGCATTACTGCCGTCAGGAGAATCGACGTTCCAGGAGGTGTGCCCCTAGTAGTGGCAGCACCCATACAACCTGATCGCAATGCCGGTTTTCGTATCTTTCCTCCAACGCCTTCAGTCCGGGACCTCGAAGCAGAAAATCCTTTGCCACATCTATATAATGGGTGGGAAAGAGAGTTCTGGTCTCGTTTTCCACATCCATATCTTCCTGCCACTGGTGACTCTGATTCTATCAACAGGTCTAGCAGCTTATGGCCTCGGCATCGGTCCTAG